One part of the Streptococcus sp. oral taxon 431 genome encodes these proteins:
- a CDS encoding inorganic diphosphatase has protein sequence MKFKERIFSGVIDRPVGFEDSFGNVYPINYGYIPELMGGDGEEQDVYIVSRDQQQPLEVFTGKLVAIIRRRDDIEDKWVLAPLDEKVNKGLIAEQTYFMEQYFDSWIEMVEENNDSSKGGYK, from the coding sequence ATGAAATTCAAAGAGAGAATATTTAGTGGTGTCATTGATCGGCCGGTGGGGTTTGAAGATTCTTTTGGGAATGTCTATCCGATTAACTATGGCTACATACCTGAACTGATGGGGGGAGATGGCGAAGAGCAAGATGTTTATATTGTTTCCCGTGATCAGCAACAGCCTCTGGAAGTCTTTACTGGAAAGTTGGTTGCTATCATTCGACGTCGTGATGATATAGAAGACAAGTGGGTTTTAGCGCCCTTGGATGAGAAGGTTAATAAAGGTTTGATTGCAGAGCAGACCTATTTTATGGAGCAGTATTTTGATTCTTGGATTGAAATGGTGGAGGAGAATAATGATTCAAGTAAGGGAGGTTATAAATAA
- the vncR gene encoding response regulator transcription factor VncR, giving the protein MKILIVEDEDMIREGISDYLTDCGYETIQAADGLEALEQFSNHQVALVLLDIQMPKLNGLEVLSEIRKSSQVPVLMLTAFQDEEYKMSAFAALADGYLEKPFSLSLLKVRVDAIFKRYYDTGRIFTYRDTEVDFDSYSAKVAGQEVAVNAKELEILDYLVKNEGRALTRSQIIDAVWKMTDEVPFDRVIDVYIKELRKKLDLDCIFTVRNVGYKLERK; this is encoded by the coding sequence ATGAAAATTCTAATTGTAGAAGATGAAGACATGATTCGCGAGGGAATTAGTGATTATTTGACGGATTGTGGCTATGAAACCATTCAGGCAGCAGATGGCCTTGAGGCCTTAGAACAATTTTCCAATCACCAAGTTGCCTTGGTTCTCTTAGATATTCAAATGCCGAAACTCAATGGTTTAGAGGTTTTGTCAGAAATCCGAAAAAGTAGTCAAGTACCAGTCTTGATGTTGACAGCCTTTCAGGACGAAGAATATAAGATGAGTGCCTTTGCTGCATTAGCAGATGGTTATTTGGAAAAGCCTTTTTCTCTATCTTTGTTAAAAGTACGAGTGGATGCCATCTTTAAACGTTATTATGATACTGGTCGTATTTTTACCTATAGGGACACCGAGGTAGACTTTGACAGTTATAGCGCCAAAGTAGCTGGTCAAGAAGTTGCAGTGAATGCAAAAGAACTGGAAATTTTAGATTATCTGGTTAAAAATGAAGGACGGGCCTTAACTCGGTCGCAGATTATCGATGCTGTATGGAAGATGACAGATGAGGTCCCTTTTGACAGAGTGATCGATGTCTATATCAAGGAACTACGGAAAAAATTGGATTTAGACTGTATTTTTACCGTGCGCAATGTTGGTTATAAATTGGAGAGAAAATGA
- the vex3 gene encoding ABC transporter permease subunit Vex3, whose product MLHNAFAYVTRKFFKSIVIFLIILLMASLSLVGLSIKGATAKASQETFKNITNSFSMQINRRVNQGTPRGAGNIKGEDIKKITENKAIESYIKRINAIGDLTGYELIETPETKKNLTADRAQRFGSSLMITGVNDSSKEDKFVSGSYKLVEGEHLTNDDKYQILMHKDLAAKHGWKVGDKVKLNSNIYDADNEKGAKETVEVTIKGLFDGHNKSAVTYSQELYENTAITDIHTAAQLYGYTEDTAIYGDATFFVAGDKNLDTVMQELGSINGINWKMYSLIKSSSNYPALEQSISGMYKMANLLFWGSLSFSVLLLALLLTLWINARRKEVGILLSIGLKQASILGQFITEAVMIAIPALISAYFLANYTARAIGNTVLANVTSDVAKQASKAAQASNLGGGAEVDGFSKTLSSLDISIQPSDFAIIFVLGLVLVVLVMALASSNLLFKQPKELLLDSE is encoded by the coding sequence ATGTTACACAACGCATTTGCCTACGTCACAAGAAAATTCTTTAAGTCTATTGTGATCTTTCTTATCATTCTCTTGATGGCTAGTTTGAGTTTGGTCGGCTTGTCTATCAAGGGTGCGACAGCCAAGGCTTCTCAAGAAACCTTTAAAAATATCACCAATAGTTTCTCCATGCAAATCAACCGCAGGGTCAATCAAGGAACTCCACGTGGTGCGGGGAATATCAAGGGTGAAGATATTAAAAAAATTACTGAGAATAAGGCTATTGAATCCTACATCAAACGGATTAATGCTATCGGTGATTTGACAGGCTATGAACTGATTGAAACGCCTGAAACCAAGAAAAATCTAACTGCAGATCGAGCTCAACGTTTTGGAAGTAGCTTGATGATAACAGGAGTCAATGACTCTTCTAAAGAAGACAAGTTTGTGTCAGGCTCTTACAAACTAGTCGAAGGTGAGCATTTAACAAACGATGACAAATACCAGATTCTCATGCACAAAGATTTGGCTGCTAAACATGGCTGGAAGGTAGGAGATAAGGTCAAACTGAACTCCAATATCTACGATGCAGATAATGAAAAAGGAGCCAAAGAAACAGTAGAGGTAACGATCAAAGGACTTTTTGATGGACATAACAAATCTGCTGTAACCTACTCACAAGAACTCTATGAGAATACAGCTATCACAGATATTCACACAGCTGCCCAACTCTATGGTTATACAGAAGATACAGCTATTTATGGAGATGCTACCTTCTTTGTGGCTGGAGATAAGAACCTAGATACTGTCATGCAAGAACTAGGGTCTATCAACGGCATCAACTGGAAGATGTATAGCTTGATTAAGAGTTCATCTAACTATCCTGCCCTTGAACAATCTATCTCAGGCATGTACAAGATGGCTAATCTGCTTTTCTGGGGTAGCTTGAGCTTCTCTGTTCTTCTACTTGCTCTCTTACTGACACTATGGATTAACGCCCGTCGTAAAGAGGTTGGAATTCTCCTTTCAATTGGTCTAAAACAAGCAAGTATTCTAGGACAATTTATCACAGAAGCAGTTATGATTGCGATTCCAGCACTTATTTCAGCTTACTTCTTAGCCAACTATACAGCTCGTGCCATTGGAAATACTGTTCTTGCAAATGTCACATCAGATGTGGCTAAGCAGGCTAGTAAGGCAGCCCAAGCCTCTAATCTTGGTGGTGGTGCAGAAGTCGACGGCTTTAGCAAGACACTTTCAAGTCTGGATATTTCCATTCAACCTTCTGACTTTGCTATCATCTTTGTACTTGGATTAGTTCTAGTGGTACTAGTTATGGCACTTGCTTCAAGCAATCTCCTCTTTAAACAACCAAAAGAACTCTTGTTGGATAGTGAATAA
- the vncS gene encoding sensor histidine kinase VncS — MRHSGLFKKIFIYTFSVFSTLVICLHLAIYFLFPLTYLSHRQESIGQKSTEIAQSLQGKDSQSIQEVLELYSKSSDIKGAVKGEMTQDKLEVKDNLPIDKQRQTASLVIEEREVQTKDGQTMTLQFLASMDLQKEAEDISLQFLPYTLLASFIISLLIAFIYARTIVAPILEIKRVTRRMMDLDAEVRLRVDSKDEIGDLKEQINSLYQHLLTVIADLHEKNEAILQLEKMKVEFLRGASHELKTPLASLKILLENMKANIGRYKDRDHYLGVSLGIVDDLTHHVQQILSLSSVQELRDKKEQINLLEMTDFLLKDYDLLAKERGISVVNQLTDQQTYLNPSVLKLILSNLISNAVKHSVQGGYLKIGTEDGWVFIENACTPEEQDKFEQSFTVSSRQSKGAGLGLFVVKSLLENEEIDYRFERYEDHLAFYMNLPKDL, encoded by the coding sequence ATGAGACATTCAGGTTTATTTAAAAAGATTTTTATCTATACCTTCTCGGTATTTTCTACCTTGGTCATTTGTTTGCATTTGGCCATCTATTTTCTCTTTCCTCTGACCTATCTCAGTCACCGTCAGGAAAGCATCGGGCAAAAGTCTACAGAAATTGCCCAATCCCTCCAAGGAAAGGATAGTCAGTCTATCCAAGAAGTCCTTGAACTTTATTCTAAAAGCAGTGATATTAAGGGAGCTGTTAAGGGAGAGATGACTCAGGATAAGTTGGAAGTCAAGGACAATCTTCCCATTGATAAACAACGACAGACAGCTTCCTTGGTTATTGAGGAAAGAGAAGTTCAAACTAAGGATGGTCAGACCATGACCTTGCAATTCTTGGCATCTATGGATTTGCAGAAAGAAGCAGAAGACATCAGTCTTCAATTTCTGCCTTATACTTTATTAGCGTCTTTCATCATTTCGCTCCTCATCGCCTTTATCTATGCTAGAACCATTGTTGCTCCTATTTTGGAAATCAAACGAGTGACTCGACGGATGATGGATTTGGATGCAGAAGTGAGGTTGCGCGTGGATTCTAAGGATGAAATTGGCGATCTCAAAGAACAAATCAATAGCCTTTATCAGCATCTCTTGACGGTCATTGCAGACTTGCATGAAAAGAACGAGGCCATCCTCCAGCTGGAAAAGATGAAGGTTGAGTTTTTGCGAGGTGCTTCCCACGAACTGAAAACACCTCTAGCTAGTCTAAAGATTCTTCTGGAGAATATGAAAGCCAATATAGGACGCTATAAGGATCGGGACCATTATCTGGGAGTTTCTCTGGGTATTGTGGATGATTTGACTCACCACGTTCAGCAAATCTTATCCCTTTCTTCAGTGCAAGAATTGCGAGACAAAAAAGAACAAATCAACCTTCTTGAAATGACAGATTTTCTCTTAAAGGATTATGATTTATTAGCCAAAGAGAGGGGAATCTCAGTTGTGAATCAACTGACTGACCAACAAACTTATCTAAATCCTTCGGTACTAAAGCTGATTCTTTCCAATCTTATCAGTAATGCTGTGAAACACTCTGTTCAAGGAGGCTATCTAAAAATTGGGACAGAAGATGGCTGGGTTTTCATTGAGAACGCCTGTACACCTGAGGAGCAAGATAAGTTTGAACAATCCTTTACGGTTTCTAGTCGACAAAGTAAGGGAGCTGGCTTGGGACTATTCGTAGTTAAAAGTTTATTGGAAAACGAAGAAATTGACTATCGATTTGAACGCTATGAAGACCACTTAGCCTTTTATATGAATCTACCTAAAGACCTGTAA
- a CDS encoding class II fructose-bisphosphate aldolase, with protein MAIVSAEKFVQAARDNGYAVGGFNTNNLEWTQAILRAAEAKKAPVLIQTSMGAAKYMGGYKVARNLIANLVESMGITVPVAIHLDHGHYEDALECIQVGYTSVMFDGSHLPVEENLEKARKVVEFAHANGVSVEAEVGTIGGEEDGIIGDGELAPIEDAKAMVATGIDFLAAGIGNIHGPYPENWKGLHLDHLQKLTEAVPGFPIVLHGGSGIPDDQIQAAIKLGVAKVNVNTECQIAFANATRKFARDYEANEAEYDKKKLFDPRKFLADGVKAIQASVEERIDVFGSEGKA; from the coding sequence ATGGCAATCGTTTCAGCAGAAAAATTTGTCCAAGCAGCTCGTGACAACGGTTATGCAGTTGGTGGATTTAACACAAACAACCTTGAGTGGACTCAAGCAATCTTGCGCGCAGCAGAAGCTAAAAAAGCTCCAGTTTTGATCCAAACTTCTATGGGTGCTGCTAAATACATGGGTGGTTACAAAGTTGCTCGCAACTTGATCGCTAACCTTGTTGAATCAATGGGTATCACTGTACCAGTAGCTATCCACCTTGACCACGGTCACTACGAAGATGCACTTGAGTGTATTCAAGTTGGTTATACTTCAGTTATGTTTGATGGTTCACACCTTCCAGTTGAAGAAAACCTTGAAAAAGCTCGTAAAGTTGTAGAATTTGCTCACGCAAATGGTGTATCAGTAGAAGCTGAAGTTGGAACTATCGGTGGTGAAGAAGACGGAATCATCGGTGATGGTGAATTGGCTCCAATCGAAGACGCTAAAGCAATGGTTGCAACTGGTATCGACTTCTTGGCAGCTGGTATCGGTAACATCCACGGTCCTTACCCAGAAAACTGGAAAGGTCTTCACCTTGATCACTTGCAAAAATTGACTGAAGCTGTACCAGGCTTCCCAATCGTATTGCACGGTGGATCAGGTATTCCTGATGACCAAATCCAAGCAGCTATCAAACTTGGTGTTGCGAAAGTTAACGTTAACACAGAATGCCAAATCGCATTCGCTAACGCAACTCGTAAATTTGCTCGTGACTACGAAGCAAACGAAGCAGAATACGACAAGAAGAAACTCTTCGACCCACGTAAATTCTTGGCTGACGGTGTCAAAGCTATCCAAGCATCAGTTGAAGAACGTATCGACGTATTCGGTTCAGAAGGTAAAGCTTAA